The proteins below are encoded in one region of Oncorhynchus masou masou isolate Uvic2021 chromosome 15, UVic_Omas_1.1, whole genome shotgun sequence:
- the LOC135555659 gene encoding heparan sulfate glucosamine 3-O-sulfotransferase 2-like, with protein MAYKLISNRIVPSSNRLSKRFIFIFTISLSFTYLCYSILFCCGTIMPTQNYEEKRCLHHKNVGSKKLLQKDCTADRRTALDETLNVALTHQGSSHARNQSRNSALPITHKRSIAPSEYNITVAQKYGNKKLPNALIVGVKKGGTRAVLEFIRIHPDVRALGTEPHFFDRNYDRGLDWYRGLMPRTLDSQITLEKTPSYFVTREAPRRIASMSPNTKLIVVVRNPVTRAISDYTQTLSKKPDIPTFEELAFQNRSQGLVDTSWNAIRIGMYILHLENWLQYFRLSQIHFVSGERLITDPAGELGRVQDFLGLKRIITDKHFYFNRTKGFPCLKKPESSSQPRCLGKSKGRTHVQIDREVIEQLRDFYRPFNIKFYEMVGQDFRWD; from the exons ATGGCATATAAGTTGATCTCAAACCGAATCGTGCCATCTTCAAATAGGTTGAGCAAACGATTTATTTTTATATTCACCATTTCATTGTCCTTCACATATTTATGCTACAGCATACTGTTTTGTTGTGGTACAATCATGCCAACCCAGAATTATGAGGAAAAAAGGTGCCTCCATCACAAGAACGTAGGAAGCAAAAAACTTCTGCAAAAAGATTGCACCGCGGACAGGAGGACTGCTCTGGATGAGACTTTAAACGTGGCACTCACTCACCAAGGATCAAGTCATGCTCGCAACCAAAGTAGAAATTCCGCCTTGCCCATCACTCACAAACGGAGTATTGCCCCATCCGAATATAATATTACTGTTGCACAGAAATATGGAAACAAAAAGTTACCTAACGCACTAATCGTCGGGGTGAAGAAGGGCGGCACCAGGGCGGTGCTGGAGTTCATTCGAATTCATCCAGATGTGCGCGCGCTTGGAACAGAGCCCCACTTTTTCGATAGAAACTATGACAGAGGATTGGACTGGTACAG AGGACTAATGCCACGGACGCTAGACAGCCAAATCACCTTGGAGAAAACCCCCAGCTACTTTGTGACACGAGAGGCTCCCAGACGCATCGCCAGTATGTCCCCAAACACTAAGCTGATTGTGGTGGTGCGTAACCCAGTCACCAGGGCCATCTCAGACTACACACAGACCCTGTCCAAGAAGCCGGACATCCCCACCTTCGAGGAGCTGGCCTTCCAGAACCGGAGCCAGGGTCTGGTAGACACCTCATGGAACGCTATCCGCATAGGGATGTACATCCTCCACCTAGAGAACTGGCTGCAGTACTTTCGCCTCTCCCAGATCCACTTTGTGAGCGGCGAGCGGCTGATCACGGACCCGGCGGGGGAGCTGGGCCGCGTCCAGGACTTCTTGGGTCTCAAACGCATCATCACAGACAAGCACTTCTACTTTAACCGAACCAAAGGCTTCCCTTGCCTGAAGAAGCCAGAGAGCAGCAGCCAGCCCCGCTGCCTGGGCAAGTCCAAGGGCAGAACTCACGTGCAGATCGACCGGGAGGTCATTGAGCAGCTACGGGACTTTTATAGGCCTTTTAATATCAAATTCTATGAGATGGTGGGGCAAGACTTTAGGTGGGATTGA